From Blastochloris viridis, one genomic window encodes:
- the putA gene encoding bifunctional proline dehydrogenase/L-glutamate gamma-semialdehyde dehydrogenase PutA, with the protein MTALPPFEAPFAAPDEDIAAGLLAAAALPNDAERRIDAEAAQLIAAIRKGAGGIGGVEDFLRAYALSTQEGLALMVLAEALLRVPDEATADRLIEDKLGRGHWGELEAHGQTVLVHASAWALGVTARLIQPGATPDSIVAALVKRLGLPAVRAATRQAMRLMGSHFVLGRTIGEALGRAATAERRGELFSFDMLGEGARTKEDAQRYFDAYANAIQTIGRNAGAAPLPARPGISIKLSALHPRYEAVSRDRVMAELVPRMLELARAARAHHLNCTVDAEEADRLELSLEVFASVLAAPELDGWTGFGLAVQAYSKRALAVIEHIDALAAALGRRLMVRLVKGAYWDSEIKRAQERGLADYPLFTRKAMTDLNFLACAKRLLNARPRLYPQFASHNALTVASVIELAGGVDGYEFQRLHGMGEAMYADLTARRPAAAVRVYAPVGGHADLLAYLVRRLLENGANSSFVAGAANPLVPISALLVRPQSWIARPERARHRRIPLPRDLYGHSRRNAAGVEFGHRAALDALLAEAAAGAVPAADAAPRIDGRPIPGTARLAVSPIDAETVVGTVIEADAAAAALAVDAAQRGFAAWAATKAELRAGALRRAADLLEAERGRAIALLQAEGGRTLDDALAEVREATDFLRYYAAEAERLFAAPLKLPGPTGEDNTLAFRGRGVFVCISPWNFPLAIFVGQIAAALAAGNAVVAKPAEQTPLIADFATSLLHRAGVPASALHLVPGDGEIGAHLVAHPLVAGVAVTGATSTARAINRALAMKDGPIVPLIAETGGINAMIVDATALPEQVTDDVVASAFRSAGQRCSALRLLCLQADVADKMLTMIAGAARELKVGDPRQPSTHVGPVIDAEAKARLERWIAAHAAAGRLVWRGTTPSGGHFVAPAIIALDSPEQLTEEVFGPVLHVVRWRAGNLDQLVDAIKSNGYGLTLGIHSRIDATVRRVIERLGVGNVYVNRNMIGAVVGSQPFGGSGLSGTGPKAGGPNYLPRFAQEQTVAVNTAAAGGNASLIATEDD; encoded by the coding sequence ATGACCGCCCTGCCCCCCTTCGAGGCCCCGTTCGCCGCCCCCGACGAGGACATCGCCGCCGGCCTGCTCGCCGCCGCGGCGCTGCCGAACGACGCCGAGCGCCGCATCGACGCCGAGGCCGCCCAGCTGATCGCAGCGATCCGCAAAGGCGCCGGCGGCATCGGCGGCGTCGAGGATTTCCTGCGGGCCTATGCGCTTTCCACCCAGGAGGGCCTGGCGTTGATGGTGCTGGCCGAGGCGCTGCTCCGCGTGCCGGACGAGGCCACCGCCGACCGCCTGATCGAGGACAAGCTCGGCCGTGGCCATTGGGGCGAGCTGGAAGCCCACGGCCAGACCGTGCTGGTGCACGCCTCGGCCTGGGCGCTCGGCGTCACCGCCCGCCTGATCCAGCCCGGCGCCACGCCGGATTCCATCGTCGCCGCGCTGGTCAAGCGGCTGGGCTTGCCGGCGGTGCGCGCCGCGACCCGGCAGGCGATGCGGCTGATGGGCTCGCACTTCGTGCTCGGCCGCACCATCGGCGAGGCGCTGGGCCGCGCCGCCACCGCCGAGCGGCGCGGCGAGCTATTCTCGTTCGACATGCTGGGCGAAGGCGCCCGCACCAAAGAGGACGCGCAGCGCTATTTCGACGCCTACGCCAATGCCATCCAGACCATCGGCCGCAACGCCGGCGCCGCCCCGCTGCCGGCCCGGCCGGGCATCTCGATCAAGCTGTCGGCGCTGCACCCGCGCTACGAGGCGGTGAGCCGCGACCGGGTGATGGCCGAGTTGGTGCCGCGCATGCTGGAGCTGGCGAGGGCGGCGCGCGCCCACCACCTCAACTGCACCGTCGATGCCGAGGAGGCCGACCGGCTCGAACTCTCGCTCGAGGTGTTCGCTTCGGTGCTGGCCGCCCCCGAGCTTGACGGCTGGACCGGCTTCGGCCTCGCCGTCCAGGCCTATTCAAAACGCGCCCTCGCGGTGATCGAGCATATCGACGCGCTGGCCGCCGCGCTCGGCCGCCGGCTGATGGTGCGGCTGGTCAAGGGCGCCTATTGGGACTCCGAGATCAAGCGCGCGCAGGAACGCGGCCTTGCCGACTATCCGCTGTTCACCCGCAAGGCGATGACCGACCTCAATTTTCTCGCCTGCGCCAAGCGCCTGCTGAACGCCCGGCCGCGGCTCTATCCCCAGTTCGCCAGCCACAACGCCTTGACCGTCGCCAGCGTGATCGAGCTCGCCGGCGGCGTCGACGGCTATGAGTTCCAGCGCCTCCACGGCATGGGCGAGGCGATGTACGCCGACCTCACCGCCCGCCGCCCCGCCGCGGCGGTCCGGGTCTATGCCCCGGTCGGCGGCCACGCCGACCTGCTCGCCTATCTGGTGCGGCGCCTGCTCGAAAATGGCGCCAATTCGAGCTTCGTCGCCGGCGCCGCCAACCCGTTGGTGCCGATCTCCGCGCTGCTGGTCAGGCCGCAGAGCTGGATTGCGCGTCCCGAGCGGGCGCGCCACCGCCGCATTCCGCTGCCGCGCGACCTTTACGGCCACAGCCGCCGCAACGCGGCCGGCGTCGAGTTCGGCCACCGCGCCGCGCTCGATGCCCTGCTGGCAGAGGCCGCGGCCGGCGCCGTGCCGGCGGCGGATGCCGCGCCCCGGATCGACGGCAGGCCCATCCCTGGCACGGCCCGCCTCGCGGTGAGCCCGATCGACGCCGAGACCGTGGTCGGCACCGTGATCGAGGCCGATGCCGCAGCCGCGGCCCTTGCCGTCGACGCCGCGCAACGCGGTTTTGCTGCCTGGGCGGCAACGAAGGCCGAGCTGCGTGCCGGGGCGCTGCGCCGCGCCGCCGACCTGCTGGAGGCCGAGCGCGGCCGCGCCATCGCGCTCCTTCAGGCCGAAGGCGGCCGGACGCTCGACGACGCCTTGGCCGAGGTGCGCGAGGCGACCGATTTCCTGCGCTATTACGCGGCCGAGGCCGAGCGGTTGTTCGCCGCCCCGCTCAAGCTGCCGGGACCGACCGGCGAGGACAACACCCTGGCGTTTCGCGGCCGCGGCGTCTTCGTTTGCATCTCGCCGTGGAACTTCCCGCTCGCCATCTTCGTCGGCCAGATCGCGGCGGCGCTCGCGGCCGGCAATGCGGTGGTGGCCAAGCCCGCCGAGCAGACGCCGCTGATCGCCGACTTTGCGACCTCGCTGCTGCACCGCGCCGGGGTGCCGGCGTCGGCGCTGCATCTGGTGCCGGGCGACGGCGAAATCGGGGCGCACCTGGTGGCGCATCCCCTCGTCGCCGGCGTCGCCGTCACCGGCGCGACCTCGACCGCCCGCGCCATCAACCGCGCCCTTGCCATGAAGGACGGCCCGATCGTGCCCTTGATCGCCGAGACCGGCGGCATCAACGCCATGATCGTGGATGCCACCGCGCTGCCCGAGCAGGTCACCGATGACGTGGTGGCCTCGGCGTTCCGCTCGGCCGGCCAGCGCTGCTCGGCGCTGCGGCTGCTGTGCCTGCAGGCCGACGTCGCCGACAAGATGCTGACGATGATCGCGGGCGCGGCGCGCGAGCTTAAGGTCGGCGACCCGCGCCAGCCCTCGACCCATGTCGGCCCGGTGATCGACGCCGAGGCGAAAGCCCGGCTGGAGCGCTGGATCGCCGCCCACGCCGCCGCCGGGCGCCTCGTCTGGCGGGGCACGACGCCGAGCGGCGGCCATTTCGTCGCCCCCGCCATCATTGCGCTCGATAGCCCGGAACAACTGACGGAAGAGGTGTTCGGGCCGGTGCTGCACGTGGTGCGCTGGCGCGCGGGCAACCTCGACCAGCTGGTCGACGCCATCAAGTCGAACGGCTACGGCCTGACGCTCGGCATCCACAGCCGCATCGACGCCACCGTGCGGCGGGTCATCGAGCGGCTCGGCGTCGGCAACGTCTATGTCAACCGCAACATGATCGGCGCCGTGGTCGGCAGCCAGCCGTTCGGCGGCTCGGGGCTGTCCGGCACCGGCCCGAAGGCCGGCGGCCCAAACTACCTGCCGCGGTTCGCGCAGGAGCAGACGGTGGCCGTCAACACCGCCGCCGCCGGCGGCAACGCCTCGCTGATCGCGACGGAAGATGACTGA